One Luteolibacter rhizosphaerae DNA segment encodes these proteins:
- a CDS encoding Uma2 family endonuclease produces MTALLQLAPVSVEEYLDGEDLSEVKHEYIGGAVHAMAGGTNDHAAIAANAIVSLGAALRGKSCRPFTSDAKVRIELADQTRFYYPDAQVVCRPGPGGERFQENPTLVLEVLSESTRRTDLGEKREAYLAIPSLKVLLIAESDRPYVLVYRRRPQGGFEVEEYSDSGAILPLPEIEAALPLADLYEGLDFSRIS; encoded by the coding sequence GTGACCGCGCTTCTCCAGTTGGCCCCAGTCAGCGTTGAGGAATACCTCGACGGGGAAGACCTTTCGGAAGTGAAGCACGAGTACATCGGCGGGGCCGTCCATGCCATGGCCGGCGGCACCAATGACCATGCGGCCATTGCCGCGAATGCCATCGTCTCGCTGGGAGCGGCGCTTCGAGGCAAGTCCTGCCGCCCCTTCACCAGCGATGCCAAGGTCCGCATCGAGCTCGCCGATCAAACCCGCTTCTACTATCCGGATGCGCAGGTTGTGTGCAGACCCGGCCCTGGCGGAGAGCGCTTTCAAGAGAACCCGACGCTCGTGCTTGAGGTCCTGAGCGAATCGACCCGCCGCACCGATCTAGGCGAGAAGCGCGAGGCCTACCTCGCCATTCCCAGTCTCAAGGTACTTCTCATCGCCGAATCGGATCGACCCTACGTTCTGGTTTACCGCCGCCGTCCTCAGGGTGGGTTCGAGGTCGAAGAGTATTCAGATTCAGGCGCGATACTCCCCCTGCCTGAAATCGAAGCCGCGCTTCCCCTCGCCGATCTCTACGAAGGCCTCGACTTCTCCCGCATCTCCTGA